The Flavobacterium sp. M31R6 nucleotide sequence CGATTGTAGTTCCTTGCACTTCCGAAAAAAGATTGGACATATAGGTATAATCGTGATTTAATTTTTCATGCAAATAGTCGGAAAAATTAATTTTAATGTTTTCATCAGTATGATGTACCAATTCAATAATTACATTTTTTATTTTTTCGATAAGCATGGCTCTTTTATCATCCATCAATTCGAGTCCCGAATCGATTAAGCCTATTTTGAGTTGCTCTCTTTGATACATAGAAATAGTTTCCATGATTTCCACTTCGCCTAAATCAACCACAATAAAGTGCAGACCAAGTTTCTTCAATTCTTCTTTTACCGCCATTTTGCAGCGATTACTAACCATGTATTTGATGTATAATTTCAAGTTGTTCTTGTTTTAAAGGATAGAGTAAAGGTCGTCTAGAAATCAACAATCGATGTTATAGAATTTACAAGATTGTTGTATAATTCACTGATTGTTGCCTTTTTAAATATAAGCCATTAGCAAAATTTTAATTGCAAATCAAAAAAACTAGATGCATATAATTTTGTCTAGCATCTAACCTTTGTCAAAGTTGTAAACTTTGACAAAGGTTAGAGTTCTATTTCTTAGGAAGTGTTTTTTTAAGCTGTTTGACTATTTTCTCATACAAAAGCTTTTCATCAATGGGTTTTGAGATATAATCATTCATTCCCACGGTTTTTGATTTTTGTACATCTACGGTGGTCACATCTGCAGTAAGCGCAATGATAGGAATTTTGGAATTCATTGTATTTCGAATGAAATCTGTAGCCTCAAACCCGTTCATTTCAGGCATTAGTATATCCATTAAAATAATGTCATAGCTATTCTCTTTTAGCTTTGCAATGGCTACTTTACCATTTTCGGCAATATCACATTGAAAACCAAATTCCTCTAAAATGATTTTTATCAAAAGTTGATTCAACGGTACATCTTCTGCGACCAAAACTTTTACATTTTCTAATCCTTCGATTGTAGTGTAAATATTTTCTGTTTCTGCAGGAATTTCATCGCAGAATTTTTCAAAATCCATGACAAAACCAAATGTGGAGCCGATACCTTCTTCACTTTGTACAATTAATGTACCTCCTTGATGCTCTACCAGTTGTTTGACAATGGCAAGACCTAAACCGGTTCCGCCATACAATCTTGAAATTTCGGTAGAAGCTTGTTCGAAATTATCAAAAATAGTTGCCAGTTTGTTTTTTGGAATTCCAATACCTGTATCGGTTAATTTGAATTCTATTGTGGTTTTTTCTGAATCTTCTTTCAGCATTTGAACACTCAATATTATTTTTCCTTTTGAAGTAAATTTGATAGCATTGCTTATTAAATTTAAAATAATTTGTCGTAAACGCATACAATCGCCTACAATAAATTCAGGAATTCGACTATCATATTGTTGTTCTAATTTTAAATTTTTCTCTGAACATTTAGATTCAAACAAATAAAAGATATCGCCAATAGATTCAAAGATGTTGAAGTTTTTTTTGTCAAAAGTCATTTTTCCAGCATCTACTTTGGCAAGATCAAGAATATCATTAATTAAAACAATCAATGCGCTTCCCGAAGATTTAATAGCTGTGATAAATTCTTTTTGCTCTTTATTCAATTCAGTTTTCAAAACCACATTTGTAAACCCAATTATGGCATTCATCGGAGTCCTAATCTCATGACTCATATTCGACAAAAATTGTTGCTTAGATTTTAATGCATTTTCGGCAATTTTTGTGTTTTGTTCCGCTACGCGCTTTGCTTCGATTAATTCATACTTTAAATTAATATGAGCTGTAACTTCGTAAGCAATAACGGTTACCCCCAAAATGGTTTCATCAGCATCGAGATAAGGTTGATAAACAAAATTAAAATAAACATCCTCAAATTGGCCATTGCGTTTTATGGGAACAAGGAGTTCATATCCTTCTTGAGGAATACCTGTTGTATATACCTCGTCTAGCATTTTTGGGATCGGACCATCTTTTAATTCGGGCAAAACGGTAAGAATTGGCTTGCCTTCGATATCATTGCCTTTTCCCCAAATTTCTTTAATACTATCATTGGCAAGTTTGATGACCATCTCTTTTCCTTTTAATATGACAAAAGAGAAAGGAGAATGCATGAGCATCATACTATACCGTTTATTGCTGTCTTCAATGGCTTTAAGTGCTTTTTTCTCTACTTCAAGTTGTACTTCCAGTACTTTTTTCTCTTTGATTTGGAGTTCAATGGCAAGATTTCGAACATCGGTAATGTCAATAATCGTAAGAACAATTAATTCTTCATTTTCTCGTGCTTGGATGATCCGGTGTGCGTTGAGTAACATTATTTTTTTTCCAATAACCGGAAAAACATGTTCTACTTCAAAATCATGAAAGTTCTTGTTTTCAGAAACAATTTCTTCTATTAGCTTTCTTAATTTTGGAATGTTCCATTGGTTATTCCCTAATTTATATAATGATTTTCCAATGCATTCTTCTTCGGTTACATGAAATGTTTTGCAAAATGATTTATTGGCTGATTTTATTTTTATGTCTTTATCAAGAATGAGCACAGGTTCATGAACTGTAGAGAGTATGGCTTCATTATATTGGTTTAATTCTTCGACTTGCTGAATTCTGGAATGTAATTCCTGATTACTGGTTACCAATTCCTCATTGGTTGATTCAATCTCTTCCTTGGAGGTTTCGAGTTCTTCATTCAAGCTTTGCAATTCTTCATTACTTGAGACTATTTCTTCGTTGGCACTTTGCAGTTCTTCATTGGCGGCTTCCTGATCATGGGTGATAGATCCCATATCTGCACGCGCTGCAGCAAGTTCGTCTTCAAGTTTTTTTATTCGACGATCTTTAGCAATCGTGTTGTTTTCTTGCCCTTTTATTGAGTCTTCCTCTGTTTCATGTTCGATGTTTCCTGTAAAAATAACAATCAATAAAGGCTCTTCTCCTTCAATGTTAAGCGGA carries:
- a CDS encoding AraC family transcriptional regulator is translated as MVSNRCKMAVKEELKKLGLHFIVVDLGEVEIMETISMYQREQLKIGLIDSGLELMDDKRAMLIEKIKNVIIELVHHTDENIKINFSDYLHEKLNHDYTYMSNLFSEVQGTTIEQFIISHKTERIKELIIYGELNITEIAWKMGYSSVAHLSSQFKKVTGLSPTHFKQLKDKRRSPIEEIGN
- a CDS encoding CheR family methyltransferase, translating into MKSILTIEDNSLLKSLPNNKVIATKEIKVSKVPAKKKPFSKKELKKKSFTVVAIGASAGGLEAVTQLLKNISPTTGMAFIYVQHLSPDHKSLLDKLLSKVTQMKVQLIDNMELLKPNNFYVIPNDKEIEVIDGHIKLTPRPKNRTSNFSIDLLFSSLAETHHENVIGVILSGSANDGTRGLKEIKQAGGITFAQDDSAKFGSMPNSAIAEGIVDFVLSPKEIGIELTRISQHPLIVNTAIKKIPEAEIENSNPELKVILQLLHKRKNVDFSHYKMNTIKRRMLRRMLVHKIKTLKEYIEILTNRSNEVDILYQDLLINVTAFFRDAEPFLYLKNVILPKLIEAKTAGETLRLWVAACATGEEVYSIAILLLELQENNPNSIPFQIFASDLSGEAIRIARIGEYSASQLATISPERLVRFFVKSKNKYRISKQLRDVCVFAKHNILRDPPFSRMDFISCRNMLIYLDTTAQKKAISTFHYALNDGGCLMLGKSETIGTTAQLFSILDKKFKFYSRKKNSDLRTNPDLTSRLSHSTMPDKNTTPPTTFKKVSASVNGTIGMAFDAVLLEHHVPASVIINYDLEILQFRGSTSLYLQHSPGKASFNILKMAHIEITFELRNAIHHAIKTKLPIQKIGIEMNRNPIDKTIQIVNLEVIPLNIEGEEPLLIVIFTGNIEHETEEDSIKGQENNTIAKDRRIKKLEDELAAARADMGSITHDQEAANEELQSANEEIVSSNEELQSLNEELETSKEEIESTNEELVTSNQELHSRIQQVEELNQYNEAILSTVHEPVLILDKDIKIKSANKSFCKTFHVTEEECIGKSLYKLGNNQWNIPKLRKLIEEIVSENKNFHDFEVEHVFPVIGKKIMLLNAHRIIQARENEELIVLTIIDITDVRNLAIELQIKEKKVLEVQLEVEKKALKAIEDSNKRYSMMLMHSPFSFVILKGKEMVIKLANDSIKEIWGKGNDIEGKPILTVLPELKDGPIPKMLDEVYTTGIPQEGYELLVPIKRNGQFEDVYFNFVYQPYLDADETILGVTVIAYEVTAHINLKYELIEAKRVAEQNTKIAENALKSKQQFLSNMSHEIRTPMNAIIGFTNVVLKTELNKEQKEFITAIKSSGSALIVLINDILDLAKVDAGKMTFDKKNFNIFESIGDIFYLFESKCSEKNLKLEQQYDSRIPEFIVGDCMRLRQIILNLISNAIKFTSKGKIILSVQMLKEDSEKTTIEFKLTDTGIGIPKNKLATIFDNFEQASTEISRLYGGTGLGLAIVKQLVEHQGGTLIVQSEEGIGSTFGFVMDFEKFCDEIPAETENIYTTIEGLENVKVLVAEDVPLNQLLIKIILEEFGFQCDIAENGKVAIAKLKENSYDIILMDILMPEMNGFEATDFIRNTMNSKIPIIALTADVTTVDVQKSKTVGMNDYISKPIDEKLLYEKIVKQLKKTLPKK